A single region of the Bartonella harrusi genome encodes:
- the aroA gene encoding 3-phosphoshikimate 1-carboxyvinyltransferase → MQKAISITSYKSTNLSGKIKIPGDKSISHRSLILGGLANGETHIHGLLESDDVLNTAAAMQALGAYIQKKNDLWVIRGTGNGCLLTAQNPLDFGNSGTGVRLVMGLVGPYHMKTTFIGDTSLSKRPMGRILDPLRLMGVEIDATQGNYLPLTLYGPKTANPIRYRIPMASAQVKSAVLLAGLNTAGTTTVIEPIPTRDHTEKMLKAFGAELEVETNAEGTRFIHLNGQPHLTGQAIDIPGDPSSAAFPLIAALLVENSDITIENVLINPSRMGLIETLWEMGAQITLLNQRQTGGENVADLRVTSSMLKGVTVPKERAPSMIDEYPALAVAAAFAEGKTTMLGIKELRVKESDRLSALAQGLKINHVECEEGKDFLIVHGKGSEKGLGGGNVTTYLDHRIAMCFLIFGLVSEKPVTIDDKRMIATSFPEFIPFIKQLGGKIS, encoded by the coding sequence ATGCAAAAAGCAATATCCATAACTTCTTACAAATCTACTAATCTCTCTGGTAAAATTAAAATACCAGGAGATAAATCAATCTCCCATAGATCTCTTATATTGGGAGGCTTAGCAAATGGTGAAACACATATCCACGGCTTGCTGGAAAGCGATGATGTGCTCAATACAGCTGCTGCTATGCAAGCTCTGGGTGCTTATATCCAAAAGAAAAATGATCTCTGGGTCATACGGGGAACGGGGAATGGCTGCCTTTTAACTGCACAAAACCCTTTAGATTTCGGAAATTCTGGAACAGGTGTTCGCCTCGTTATGGGATTGGTTGGTCCTTATCATATGAAAACAACTTTTATCGGGGATACCTCTCTTTCCAAACGCCCAATGGGCCGTATTCTCGATCCACTCCGTTTAATGGGGGTTGAAATTGACGCAACTCAAGGCAACTATCTGCCTTTAACGCTTTATGGACCTAAAACGGCTAACCCGATTCGCTACCGTATTCCAATGGCTTCTGCCCAAGTTAAATCCGCCGTCCTTCTTGCTGGGCTTAATACTGCTGGTACCACAACTGTTATTGAACCCATTCCCACACGTGATCATACCGAAAAAATGTTAAAAGCGTTTGGTGCTGAACTTGAGGTAGAAACAAATGCTGAAGGGACGCGCTTTATTCATCTCAATGGCCAACCACACCTTACCGGGCAAGCAATTGATATTCCAGGTGATCCTTCTTCTGCTGCTTTTCCACTTATCGCTGCCCTTCTTGTCGAAAATTCTGATATCACCATTGAAAATGTTCTTATCAATCCTTCTCGAATGGGACTTATCGAAACATTATGGGAAATGGGTGCGCAAATTACGCTTTTGAACCAACGCCAAACAGGAGGAGAAAATGTTGCCGATTTGCGCGTCACATCTTCTATGCTCAAAGGTGTCACGGTGCCGAAAGAACGGGCTCCCTCAATGATTGATGAATATCCCGCTCTAGCGGTAGCAGCAGCCTTTGCTGAAGGAAAAACAACGATGCTCGGAATCAAGGAATTACGCGTTAAAGAATCAGATCGATTGTCTGCTCTTGCGCAAGGACTCAAAATAAATCATGTAGAATGTGAAGAAGGCAAAGATTTTCTCATTGTTCACGGAAAAGGCTCCGAAAAAGGACTGGGTGGTGGAAATGTTACCACATATCTTGATCATCGAATTGCCATGTGTTTTCTCATCTTTGGGCTGGTATCAGAAAAACCTGTTACTATTGATGATAAACGAATGATTGCTACGAGTTTTCCAGAATTTATCCCTTTTATAAAACAACTTGGGGGAAAAATCTCTTGA
- a CDS encoding TIGR02300 family protein, producing MAKQELGTKRIDPETGKKFYDLNRDPIVSPYTGISYPRSYFEVAAAEASNEEEVDAEELDTALEKSAFMLLEEDDDDSKDDDLPDLEDSDVDLGDDDDTFLSHDEEDDDDDDVTGIIGGGVSNDDDL from the coding sequence ATGGCAAAACAAGAACTTGGAACGAAGCGTATTGATCCAGAAACAGGAAAAAAGTTTTATGATCTTAATCGCGACCCCATTGTATCACCTTATACGGGAATTTCTTATCCGCGCTCTTATTTTGAAGTTGCAGCAGCTGAAGCGAGTAATGAAGAAGAAGTTGATGCGGAAGAACTTGATACAGCACTTGAAAAATCTGCCTTTATGCTTCTTGAAGAGGACGATGACGATTCTAAAGATGATGATCTTCCTGATTTGGAAGATAGTGATGTGGATCTTGGTGATGACGATGATACGTTTTTATCTCACGATGAAGAAGATGATGATGACGATGACGTGACGGGTATTATCGGAGGTGGTGTTTCTAACGATGACGATCTATAA
- the ilvD gene encoding dihydroxy-acid dehydratase, with the protein MPSYRSRISTHGRNMAGARGLWRATGMKDSDFGKPIIAIANSFTQFVPGHVHLKDLGQLVADQIAVAGGVAKEFNTIAVDDGIAMGHDGMLYSLPSREIIADSVEYMVNAHCADALVCISNCDKITPGMLMASLRLNIPTIFISGGPMEAGKIKWKGQDLTVDLVDAMIAAASEQNSEEEIAEIERAACPTCGSCSGMFTANSMNCLTEALGLSLPGNGSVLATHADRRMLFEEAGRQIVALVKRYYEKGDETVLPRSIASRKAFENAMTVDISMGGSTNTVLHLLAAAQEAEVNFTMTDIDRLSRRVPVLCKVAPAVANVHMEDVHRAGGIMGLLGELDAAGLIDTSTYTVHAKTMKEALEHWDVKQAHETVIHEFYRAAPGGIPTQTAFSQFCRYDTLDLDRKKGVIRDREHAYSQDGGLAVLYGNLAEDGCIVKTAGVDQSILTFKGPAKIFESQDSAVVAILNDKIQSGDIVLIRYEGPRGGPGMQEMLYPTSYLKSKGLGKVCALITDGRFSGGSSGLSIGHISPEAAEGGAIALVEEGDIIEIDIPNRTIHILIDAAEMVHRRAKMEAKGKTAWQPTEVRKRKVSKALKAYAAMTTSASKGAVRSI; encoded by the coding sequence ATGCCTTCTTACCGTTCAAGAATATCGACTCATGGGCGCAATATGGCTGGGGCCCGTGGTCTTTGGCGTGCAACAGGGATGAAAGATAGCGATTTTGGTAAACCCATTATCGCCATTGCCAATTCTTTTACGCAATTTGTACCAGGGCATGTCCATTTAAAAGATCTTGGACAACTGGTGGCAGATCAGATCGCTGTCGCTGGTGGTGTTGCGAAAGAGTTTAACACAATTGCTGTAGATGATGGAATTGCTATGGGGCATGATGGGATGCTTTATTCCTTGCCTTCGCGTGAAATTATTGCGGATTCTGTTGAATATATGGTCAATGCTCATTGTGCTGATGCGCTTGTCTGTATTTCCAATTGTGACAAAATTACACCTGGTATGTTAATGGCTTCTTTGCGATTGAATATTCCAACAATTTTTATTTCAGGTGGTCCTATGGAAGCCGGTAAGATTAAATGGAAAGGCCAAGATCTTACTGTTGACTTAGTTGATGCAATGATTGCTGCGGCTTCAGAGCAGAATTCAGAAGAAGAAATTGCGGAAATAGAACGCGCTGCTTGTCCTACATGTGGTTCTTGTTCAGGGATGTTTACAGCAAATTCTATGAATTGTTTGACCGAAGCATTAGGGCTTTCTCTTCCTGGAAACGGGTCAGTATTAGCGACCCATGCAGATCGACGAATGCTTTTTGAAGAAGCTGGACGACAGATTGTTGCGCTGGTCAAGCGTTACTATGAAAAAGGTGATGAAACAGTTTTGCCGCGTTCTATTGCTTCACGCAAGGCTTTTGAAAATGCAATGACCGTAGATATTTCCATGGGGGGATCAACCAATACTGTCTTACATCTTTTGGCAGCAGCGCAAGAAGCTGAGGTCAATTTTACCATGACGGATATCGATCGTCTTTCACGTCGTGTTCCTGTTTTATGCAAGGTTGCCCCTGCTGTTGCCAATGTTCATATGGAGGATGTTCATCGTGCTGGTGGTATTATGGGGCTTTTAGGAGAATTGGATGCAGCGGGTCTCATTGATACATCGACTTACACAGTTCATGCGAAAACGATGAAAGAAGCTCTTGAGCACTGGGATGTGAAACAGGCACATGAAACAGTGATTCATGAATTTTATCGTGCAGCTCCAGGGGGTATTCCAACACAAACAGCTTTTAGTCAATTTTGTCGCTATGATACTCTTGATCTTGATCGTAAAAAAGGTGTCATTCGGGATAGAGAACATGCTTATTCGCAAGATGGGGGGTTGGCGGTTCTTTATGGAAATCTTGCAGAAGATGGCTGTATTGTAAAAACAGCAGGTGTTGATCAGTCGATTTTAACTTTTAAAGGCCCAGCAAAGATTTTTGAGAGTCAGGATTCAGCTGTTGTAGCAATCTTGAATGATAAAATTCAATCAGGTGATATTGTTTTAATCCGCTACGAGGGGCCTCGTGGTGGACCTGGAATGCAAGAAATGCTCTATCCAACGAGCTATCTCAAATCCAAAGGATTAGGAAAAGTTTGTGCGCTTATAACGGATGGTCGTTTTTCAGGGGGAAGTTCAGGGCTTTCTATAGGGCATATTTCACCAGAAGCTGCTGAAGGAGGAGCAATTGCTTTGGTCGAAGAGGGGGATATTATAGAAATAGATATTCCCAATCGCACCATTCATATATTGATTGATGCTGCTGAGATGGTGCATCGTCGTGCCAAAATGGAAGCAAAAGGAAAGACAGCTTGGCAACCCACAGAAGTGCGTAAACGTAAGGTCTCAAAGGCTCTCAAAGCGTATGCAGCAATGACGACTTCTGCTTCTAAAGGAGCGGTTCGTAGCATTTGA
- the mutS gene encoding DNA mismatch repair protein MutS has translation MDKISDHNNNLVPQPTPSPALHQQRLTPMMEQYIEIKAVNNDSLLFYRMGDFYELFFNDAIEAAQALGITLTTRGKHLGEDIPMCGVPVHTADDYLQKLIACGYRVAVCEQTEDPAEAKKRGAKSVVRRDVVRLVTPGTITEEKLLDPTRANYLMTLARIKTSDGEEFALSWIDISTGIFRVMESRNEKLLADIMRVDPQEIIVADAFFHDKSHKSLFDVLGRIISPQPINLFDVITAERDICSYFQLSTLEGVADYSRPELSAIAAAIRYIEKTQITHRPPLMRPERQNESATLFIDAATRMNLELIRTTSGQRDGSLLKAIDRTVTGGGSRLLVDRLIAPLTTPAAIDKRLDSIDFFLRNPSLAETIKLTLKGGPDMPRAVSRLALGRGGPRDMATIQRGFEIIRELHQLLNNELLPQEISDVQQIFSHLPTALHLHLEQALADDLPLLKRDGGFIRPQYRKELDEMRALRDESRRVIAELQAQYAQETDIKALKIKHNNILGYFIEVTNGQASALTNSPQAKARFIHRQTMANAMRFTTTELADLESRIAHAANHALTLELEIFETLVHEMTEQVDFIRKASEALAVLDVTVALAHLAEEQGYCRPKVDQSLTFHIMAGRHPVVEQALRKQAAEPFVTNHCDLSVQENQQYAAIWLLTGPNMGGKSTFLRQNALIAIMAQMGSFVPATTAHIGVVDRLFSRVGASDDLARGRSTFMMEMVETATILNHASSHSLVILDEIGRGTSTFDGLSIAWAAVEYLHEVNHCRAILATHFHEMTALTQKLDRLHNVTMKVKNWDGDVIFLHEVTKGAADRSYGVQVAKLAGLPKAVITRATDVLHQLEQGEMAGKGHKLIDDLPLFSLQATSPVDNTTNKHCALHEALKNIHPDELSPKQALEALYHLKQLEKNHP, from the coding sequence ATGGATAAGATAAGTGATCATAACAATAATTTAGTTCCACAGCCTACCCCCTCACCTGCTCTTCATCAACAGCGCCTCACACCTATGATGGAGCAATACATAGAAATCAAAGCAGTTAATAATGATTCGCTTCTCTTTTATAGAATGGGGGATTTTTATGAGTTGTTTTTTAATGATGCAATTGAAGCCGCTCAAGCTTTAGGAATCACACTTACAACACGCGGAAAACATTTGGGTGAAGATATTCCTATGTGTGGTGTTCCCGTTCATACTGCTGATGATTATTTGCAAAAACTTATTGCCTGCGGCTATCGTGTTGCTGTTTGTGAACAGACAGAAGATCCTGCAGAAGCAAAAAAACGCGGGGCAAAATCGGTTGTTCGGCGCGATGTCGTTCGTCTTGTCACACCTGGGACCATAACAGAAGAAAAGCTCCTTGATCCAACGCGTGCAAATTATCTGATGACACTTGCCCGTATAAAAACCAGCGATGGAGAGGAATTTGCCCTTTCCTGGATTGATATTTCAACAGGCATCTTTCGTGTCATGGAAAGCCGCAATGAAAAGCTTTTAGCAGATATTATGCGCGTGGATCCTCAAGAAATCATTGTCGCTGACGCTTTTTTTCATGATAAATCCCACAAATCACTTTTTGATGTTCTTGGTCGCATCATTTCGCCTCAACCCATTAATCTCTTTGATGTCATTACTGCTGAACGCGATATTTGTAGTTATTTTCAACTCTCAACCCTTGAAGGCGTTGCCGATTATTCACGCCCCGAACTCTCCGCAATCGCTGCTGCCATTCGTTATATTGAAAAAACGCAAATCACCCATCGCCCTCCTCTCATGCGTCCTGAACGTCAAAATGAAAGTGCGACCCTTTTCATTGATGCAGCAACTAGAATGAATCTTGAGCTTATTCGAACAACATCTGGTCAACGCGATGGTAGTTTATTAAAAGCTATTGACCGTACCGTAACAGGAGGGGGATCTCGCCTCCTTGTTGATCGTCTTATTGCTCCTCTCACCACACCTGCGGCTATTGATAAACGTCTAGATTCCATCGACTTTTTTCTACGCAACCCATCCCTTGCAGAAACCATAAAGTTAACTTTAAAAGGGGGACCAGATATGCCACGCGCAGTTTCTCGGTTAGCTCTTGGTAGAGGGGGACCCCGTGATATGGCGACAATCCAGCGCGGCTTTGAAATCATTCGTGAACTTCATCAGCTTCTCAACAATGAATTGCTTCCTCAAGAAATAAGTGACGTACAACAGATTTTTTCACACCTCCCTACCGCTTTGCATTTACATCTTGAACAGGCGTTAGCGGATGACCTTCCTCTCCTTAAACGTGATGGTGGTTTTATTCGCCCTCAATACCGTAAAGAGCTCGATGAAATGCGTGCTCTGCGTGATGAATCTCGCCGTGTTATTGCTGAACTTCAAGCACAATATGCTCAAGAAACAGATATTAAGGCGCTCAAAATCAAACATAACAATATTCTAGGCTATTTCATTGAAGTAACCAATGGACAAGCGTCTGCTCTTACAAATAGCCCACAAGCTAAAGCCCGTTTTATCCATAGACAAACAATGGCAAATGCTATGCGCTTTACCACAACAGAGCTTGCCGACCTTGAAAGCCGTATTGCTCATGCCGCTAACCATGCACTCACACTCGAATTAGAAATTTTTGAGACTCTTGTTCATGAAATGACCGAACAGGTTGATTTTATTCGTAAAGCCTCTGAAGCACTCGCTGTTTTAGACGTCACTGTTGCTTTAGCGCATCTTGCTGAAGAACAAGGATATTGTCGTCCTAAAGTTGATCAATCACTTACCTTTCATATCATGGCAGGGCGCCATCCTGTCGTAGAGCAAGCACTACGAAAGCAAGCAGCAGAACCATTTGTTACCAATCACTGTGATCTCTCTGTGCAAGAAAATCAACAATATGCAGCTATTTGGCTTTTGACAGGTCCCAATATGGGAGGGAAATCAACCTTTTTGCGGCAAAACGCTCTTATTGCTATTATGGCACAAATGGGTTCTTTCGTTCCAGCGACGACAGCGCATATTGGCGTTGTTGATCGTTTGTTTAGTCGTGTTGGTGCTTCTGATGATCTTGCACGCGGACGTTCAACTTTTATGATGGAAATGGTCGAAACAGCAACGATTCTTAATCATGCGAGTAGTCATTCCCTGGTTATTCTTGACGAAATTGGACGCGGCACATCGACTTTTGATGGGCTTTCTATTGCTTGGGCCGCTGTTGAATATCTTCATGAAGTTAATCACTGCCGTGCTATTCTCGCTACACATTTTCATGAAATGACAGCTCTCACCCAAAAACTTGATCGCCTTCATAATGTAACAATGAAAGTAAAAAATTGGGATGGTGATGTGATTTTTCTTCATGAAGTTACAAAAGGAGCTGCCGATAGATCGTACGGCGTACAAGTTGCAAAACTTGCTGGACTTCCCAAGGCGGTTATTACACGTGCTACAGATGTTCTCCACCAATTAGAACAAGGTGAAATGGCTGGAAAAGGACATAAATTAATTGATGACCTCCCGCTCTTTTCCCTTCAAGCGACATCTCCCGTAGATAATACAACAAATAAACATTGTGCACTTCATGAAGCTTTAAAAAATATCCATCCCGATGAACTCTCTCCTAAGCAAGCTTTAGAGGCACTCTATCACCTCAAACAACTTGAAAAAAATCATCCCTGA
- a CDS encoding NADP-dependent malic enzyme: MKKSDQDQKTPQTIYSASEREALDFHSRGRPGKLEIVATKSMATQHDLALAYSPGVAVPVKAISENPALAYDYTAKGNLVAVISNGTAILGLGNLGALASKPVMEGKAVLFKRFADIDSIDLEIDTNDTESFINLVRHLEPSFGGINLEDIKAPECFMIESRLREIMNIPVFHDDQHGTAIIVAAGVINALHLTGRDMQNTRLVCNGAGSAGIACIELIKAMGFRSENIILCDTKGVVYEGRKEGMNQWKSAHAIRTDKRTLAEAMEGADMFFGVSAKGAITPEMVKSMAPQPIIFAMANPDPEITPEEVMQVRGDAIVATGRSDYPNQINNVLCFPYIFRGALDVRATVINEDMKIAAAKALARLAHEDVPDSVAEAYRGKRLKFGPDYIIPVPFDPRLFTVVSMAVAKAAMESGVAQKHIDDLEAYERDLNARRDPISSIMRGVYTHVRQAPKQIVFAEGEEEQVMRAAVSYVHQKLGQAILIGREEQVRETAALAGIDLEREGISITNAKLSCRTDAYANYLYKKMQRQGWLLRDCHRRINNDRNYFAACMVALGDVDAMVTGVTRNYETALIDIRRVIEEKPKERLIGISMAICRGRTVFIADTAIYEHPNAEELADIAEQTASFVCGFGYQPRVAFVAFSTFGYMKGQVTQHIQNAINILHERKVSFEFDGEMSADVALNSKLMQQYPFMGLKEPANILVMPGYHASSIASKMLQELGEATIIGPILIGLEKSVQIVPFSGSDTDVVNIAMLAAYHAKKM; the protein is encoded by the coding sequence ATGAAAAAAAGTGATCAAGATCAGAAAACACCTCAAACGATTTATAGTGCTAGTGAGAGGGAAGCCCTTGATTTTCATAGTCGTGGTCGGCCTGGAAAGCTTGAAATCGTTGCAACAAAGTCTATGGCAACGCAGCATGATTTAGCACTTGCTTATTCTCCAGGTGTTGCTGTTCCCGTTAAAGCAATTTCTGAAAATCCAGCATTGGCTTATGACTATACAGCAAAGGGCAATCTTGTTGCTGTTATATCAAATGGAACAGCGATCTTAGGTTTAGGCAATTTAGGTGCACTCGCATCTAAACCTGTCATGGAAGGCAAAGCAGTCCTTTTTAAGCGCTTTGCAGATATTGATTCAATTGATCTGGAAATTGATACAAACGATACGGAAAGCTTTATCAATCTGGTGCGTCATTTGGAACCTTCTTTTGGTGGCATAAATCTTGAAGACATTAAAGCACCAGAGTGCTTTATGATAGAAAGTCGCTTACGTGAGATCATGAATATTCCTGTTTTTCATGATGATCAACATGGTACAGCGATTATTGTTGCTGCTGGTGTAATCAATGCACTCCATTTAACGGGGCGCGATATGCAAAATACGCGGTTAGTCTGTAATGGTGCTGGTTCTGCGGGAATTGCTTGTATTGAATTGATTAAGGCGATGGGATTTCGATCTGAAAATATCATACTTTGTGATACGAAAGGTGTGGTCTACGAAGGTCGCAAAGAGGGAATGAATCAATGGAAGTCTGCCCACGCTATTCGAACGGATAAACGCACCCTTGCTGAAGCAATGGAAGGCGCTGATATGTTTTTCGGAGTTTCTGCTAAAGGGGCGATTACTCCTGAAATGGTAAAGTCGATGGCACCTCAACCAATTATTTTTGCTATGGCCAATCCCGATCCAGAAATTACACCGGAAGAGGTTATGCAAGTGCGTGGTGATGCCATTGTTGCAACAGGTCGTTCGGATTATCCAAATCAGATTAATAATGTTCTTTGTTTTCCTTATATCTTTCGTGGTGCACTTGATGTGCGTGCAACGGTCATCAATGAGGATATGAAAATTGCTGCCGCAAAGGCTTTGGCGCGATTGGCCCATGAAGATGTCCCTGACAGTGTTGCGGAAGCTTATCGTGGAAAGCGATTAAAATTTGGTCCGGATTATATCATTCCTGTCCCCTTTGATCCGCGTTTGTTCACCGTTGTTTCAATGGCGGTAGCAAAAGCGGCAATGGAAAGCGGTGTTGCACAAAAGCATATTGATGACTTAGAAGCTTATGAACGTGATTTGAATGCGAGGCGTGATCCCATTTCTTCCATTATGCGTGGTGTTTACACTCACGTTCGTCAAGCACCAAAACAAATTGTTTTTGCAGAAGGTGAAGAAGAGCAAGTAATGCGAGCGGCTGTTTCCTACGTTCATCAAAAACTAGGACAGGCGATTTTAATTGGTCGTGAAGAACAAGTGAGAGAAACAGCTGCTCTTGCTGGGATTGATCTGGAACGTGAAGGTATTTCTATTACGAACGCCAAGCTTTCTTGTCGCACAGATGCTTATGCAAATTATCTTTATAAAAAAATGCAACGCCAAGGCTGGTTATTGCGTGATTGTCATCGTCGTATCAATAATGATCGCAATTATTTTGCTGCTTGTATGGTGGCATTGGGTGATGTTGACGCGATGGTGACAGGGGTAACACGCAATTATGAAACAGCATTGATTGATATACGTCGCGTGATTGAGGAGAAGCCAAAAGAACGATTGATTGGTATTTCCATGGCTATTTGTCGTGGACGCACGGTGTTTATTGCGGATACAGCGATTTATGAACATCCCAACGCTGAGGAACTTGCTGATATAGCAGAACAAACAGCTTCTTTTGTTTGTGGATTTGGGTATCAACCGCGGGTAGCGTTTGTAGCATTTTCTACTTTTGGCTATATGAAAGGACAAGTTACGCAACATATTCAAAATGCTATAAATATTTTACATGAACGCAAAGTTAGCTTTGAATTTGATGGGGAAATGAGTGCTGATGTAGCGCTTAATTCAAAATTGATGCAGCAATATCCTTTTATGGGATTGAAAGAGCCTGCTAACATTTTAGTGATGCCTGGATATCATGCGTCTTCTATTGCAAGCAAAATGCTACAAGAGCTTGGTGAAGCGACAATCATTGGTCCTATTTTGATTGGATTGGAAAAATCTGTCCAAATTGTACCATTTAGTGGAAGTGATACAGATGTTGTTAATATCGCAATGCTCGCTGCTTACCATGCAAAAAAGATGTAA
- the secB gene encoding protein-export chaperone SecB — protein MAEGEMNNNGGEPVFAVLTQYLKDLSFENPNAPRSLHPRQKAPQIDININVNANPIGDDNYDVILTLSVKADDDTETLFHVELIYGGVFHIKNIPQEHVMPLVFIECPRLLFPFARQIISDATQNGGFPPLWIDPIDFAALFQKRLAEEQKDNQSEGQLS, from the coding sequence ATGGCTGAAGGTGAAATGAACAATAACGGTGGAGAACCAGTTTTTGCTGTATTAACTCAATATTTAAAAGATTTGTCATTCGAAAATCCAAACGCTCCTCGCTCACTACATCCACGTCAAAAAGCACCCCAAATCGATATCAACATTAATGTCAACGCCAACCCAATTGGTGATGATAATTACGATGTCATTTTAACCCTCTCTGTCAAAGCTGATGATGACACTGAAACATTATTTCATGTAGAACTCATTTATGGTGGCGTTTTTCATATTAAAAATATTCCACAAGAACATGTGATGCCTCTTGTTTTTATTGAATGTCCCCGTCTTTTGTTTCCGTTTGCTCGGCAGATTATCTCTGACGCCACTCAAAATGGTGGTTTCCCACCTTTGTGGATTGACCCAATTGATTTTGCCGCTCTGTTCCAAAAGCGCCTTGCTGAAGAACAAAAAGACAATCAAAGTGAGGGACAGCTCTCTTAA
- a CDS encoding FxsA family protein, with protein sequence MIKFYSINPRFFIILLLGALLIEIAGFIFVGKEIGILATLSLIVLTTLFGIILLRIQGFSLLKNIQREFIQGRSLKNYMIDDVFIIVGAILLILPGFVSDLLGILFLIKPVRSVVWRFFSSFGNKMNSHTQNNTSAQNESEKIIDLNGEDYQVHNSTESPWRKNDDHP encoded by the coding sequence GTGATAAAGTTTTACTCCATAAATCCTCGCTTTTTTATCATTCTCCTCCTCGGCGCTCTTTTGATTGAAATTGCCGGTTTTATCTTTGTTGGAAAAGAAATTGGAATTTTAGCAACTTTGAGTCTGATTGTTCTTACAACATTATTTGGTATTATTTTATTGCGAATTCAAGGATTTAGTCTTTTAAAAAACATACAACGTGAATTTATCCAAGGGCGTTCATTAAAAAATTATATGATTGATGATGTTTTCATCATTGTTGGCGCGATTTTACTTATTCTTCCAGGCTTTGTAAGCGATCTTTTGGGAATATTATTCCTTATTAAACCAGTTCGCTCCGTTGTTTGGCGTTTTTTTTCATCATTTGGTAATAAAATGAATTCTCACACTCAAAACAACACCAGTGCGCAAAACGAATCTGAAAAAATCATTGATCTTAACGGAGAAGACTATCAGGTCCATAATTCCACAGAATCTCCATGGCGTAAAAATGATGATCATCCTTAA
- a CDS encoding Tim44/TimA family putative adaptor protein, with protein MEFDVILVIALVIMVVVFVQLRNVLGKRIGFEKPPFDPYSRHSKKQSEAETTDNVVSFPHQDNAQKSDFNEIDAISPEGSALNKGLRALRQSDPHFSPQFFIKGAQVAYEMIVTAFAKGDRDQLKKLLSQNVFESFSAAIEQRKKNNEKVDFTFVGINKIEFITAEMQEKEQFLTVRIVSEMISVTYNEQGERIDGDPDAIVEIRDIWTFVRNSLSSDPNWKLFATEDEN; from the coding sequence ATGGAATTTGACGTTATACTTGTCATAGCTCTTGTTATTATGGTTGTCGTTTTTGTACAGCTGCGTAATGTATTAGGAAAGCGAATTGGTTTTGAAAAGCCTCCTTTCGACCCTTATTCACGTCATTCTAAAAAACAGAGTGAAGCAGAAACGACAGATAATGTTGTTTCGTTCCCTCATCAGGATAATGCACAAAAGAGTGATTTTAATGAAATTGATGCAATTTCACCAGAGGGAAGTGCACTGAATAAAGGTTTACGCGCACTTCGCCAGAGTGATCCTCATTTTTCTCCTCAATTTTTTATAAAAGGTGCCCAAGTTGCTTATGAAATGATTGTAACAGCTTTTGCTAAAGGGGATCGTGATCAGCTTAAGAAATTACTTTCTCAAAATGTTTTTGAAAGTTTTAGTGCGGCTATTGAGCAACGCAAAAAAAACAATGAAAAAGTTGATTTCACTTTTGTTGGAATTAATAAAATCGAGTTTATCACGGCAGAAATGCAAGAGAAGGAACAATTTTTAACTGTACGGATTGTTAGTGAAATGATTTCTGTAACTTATAATGAGCAGGGAGAGCGTATTGATGGTGATCCTGATGCTATTGTAGAAATTAGAGATATTTGGACTTTTGTTCGCAATAGTCTATCGTCGGATCCCAATTGGAAACTTTTTGCAACGGAAGATGAAAATTAA